Proteins encoded by one window of Lathyrus oleraceus cultivar Zhongwan6 chromosome 1, CAAS_Psat_ZW6_1.0, whole genome shotgun sequence:
- the LOC127119783 gene encoding uncharacterized protein LOC127119783, with product MGAYCNDAVSIPPRYDVVSSRDKHVHDNVHGNIFIDSLSLKFIDTEQFQRLRELKQLGFTHLVYPGAVHSRFEHSLGVYWIAGQSVEKLNSYQGMELGIDKFDMQTVKLAGLLHDVGHGPFSHLFEREFLPQVNSGSHWSHEQMSVKMVDYIVEEHNIDIESQMLTRVKEMILASSEFSLPRSSSEKSFLYDIVANGRNGIDVDKFDYIARDCRACGLGCNFEFQRLMETMRVLDDEICYRAKDYLTIHKLFATRADLYRTVYTHPKVKAMELMVVDALVQANDFLQISDTIQDPAEYWKLDDSIIKTIETSPLEELKEARELILRIRRRNLYQFCNEYAVPRDIMDNVKKVTPQDIVCSQKNGGVMLKEEDVAVSNVKIDLTRGKHNPLESIHFFKDYESDEKFTIPDERISHLLPASYQDMIVRVYSKKPELVEKISEAFENYQLKTYGIKAQVHSTPKKKRRYDSCI from the exons ATGGGCGCGTATTGCAACGACGCCGTTTCAATTCCACCGCGTTACGACGTCGTTTCCTCTCGAGACAAACACGTTCATGACAACGTCCACGGCAACATCTTCATTGATTCT CTGAGTTTGAAGTTCATTGACACTGAACAGTTTCAGAG GCTTCGTGAGTTGAAACAACTCG GTTTCACACACTTGGTGTATCCGGGTGCTGTTCATTCCAGATTTGAGCATTCTCTTGGAGTGTATTGGATTGCTGGTCAATCTGTTGAAAAGCTTAACAGTTAtcaa GGCATGGAGCTTGGTATTGATAAATTTGATATGCAAACGGTGAAACTTGCCG GACTATTGCATGATGTAGGACACGGGCCATTCAGTCACTTGTTTGAACGGGAGTTTCTTCCCCAAGTTAACAGCGGTTCCCATTG GTCGCATGAACAAATGTCAGTGAAAATGGTTGATTATATAGTTGAGGAACACAATATTGATATTGAATCTCAGATGTTAACAAGAGTCAAG GAGATGATATTGGCAAGCTCCGAATTTTCTCTTCCTAGG agctcaagtgagaaaagttTCCTGTATGATATTGTAGCAAATGGACGAAATGGAATCGATGTTGACAA ATTTGATTATATTGCCCGTGATTGTCGAGCTTGTGGTCTTGGATGCAACTTTGAGTTTCAGAG GTTAATGGAGACCATGCGGGTTTTGGATGATGAGATTTGTTATCGTGCGAAGGACT ATCTTACAATCCACAAGTTGTTTGCCACTCGGGCTGATCTGTATAGAACAGTTTATACTCATCCAAAAGTAAAG GCAATGGAGCTTATGGTGGTTGATGCACTTGTGCAAGCAAATGATTTTTTGCAGATTTCAGATACCATTCAAGATCCAGCTGAATACTGGAAG CTAGATGATTCAATAATCAAAACCATCGAGACTTCTCCATTGGAAGAACTGAAGGAAGCTAGAGAGTTGATTCTGCGCATTCGAAGGAGGAATCTGTACCAG TTTTGTAACGAGTATGCTGTTCCAAGGGATATAATGGATAATGTTAAGAAAGTCACTCCACAGGATATAGTTTGTTCCCAG AAAAATGGTGGAGTTATGTTGAAAGAGGAGGATGTAGCTGTAAGTAATGTCAAAATTGATTTGACTCGCGGAAAGCACAATCCTCTAGAAAG CATCCACTTTTTCAAG GATTATGAAAGTGATGAGAAATTTACAATTCCCGATGAGCGAATAAGCCACTTGTTGCCTGCATCTTATCAAGATATGATTGTAAGAGTATACTCGAAAAAGCCAGAACTG GTGGAAAAAATTTCAGAGGCATTTGAAAATTATCAGCTTAAAACATATGGGATCAAAGCACAGGTACATTCGACACCAAAGAAGAAACGTCGTTACGATTCATGTATATGA